In Mercurialis annua linkage group LG5, ddMerAnnu1.2, whole genome shotgun sequence, a single genomic region encodes these proteins:
- the LOC126680873 gene encoding uncharacterized protein LOC126680873, producing the protein MLNWPMIWGPIVDPSEYDRCPTPPDWEEEDSYNDGDIPVAESPLKKAKTDAGDEEDTGGDDSEDDSEKIFDNEEERKRFWVYHAMVFKYQCVGKVYPIDLHSKDADEYYTTGVPIAARLAIDFYNAKADDKKQKLEYVGIKKANHKTNELFITFKAKVIDSSSEELQTFQTAVWYNTNRPCEVRFVRPEPRHHKIKGEDDWLFCLA; encoded by the exons ATGTTAAATTGGCCGATGATATGGGGGCCTATTGTAGATCCATCTGAATATGATCGCTGCCCTACTCCGCCGGATTGGGAAGAAGAGGACAGCTATAATGACGGTGATATACCCGTCGCTGAATCACCTCTGAAGAAGGCAAAAACTGATGCTGGCGATGAGGAAGACACTGGTGGCGATGATTCCGAGGATGATTCCGAGAAAATTTTCGATAATGAAGAAGAAAGGAAGCGATTTTGGGTCTATCATGCCATGGTTTTCAAATATCAA TGTGTGGGTAAGGTTTATCCTATCGACCTTCATAGCAAGGACGCAGACGAGTACTATACAACAGGAGTCCCTATAGCAGCTCGCTTGGCCATTGATTTTTATAATGCCAAGGCTGATGATAAG AAGCAAAAGCTGGAATATGTTGGCATTAAGAAGGCTAATCACAAGACGAATGAGTTATTTATAACCTTTAAGGCGAAAGTCATAGATTCTTCTTCTGAAGAactccaaacttttcaaacagCAGTGTGGTATAACACTAATCGCCCCTGTGAGGTTAGATTTGTCAGACCAGAACCCAGACACCACAAAATCAAAG GTGAAGATGACTGGCTCTTCTGCTTAGCTTAA